From the Fulvia fulva chromosome 2, complete sequence genome, one window contains:
- a CDS encoding Pre-mRNA-splicing factor, which produces MPGVLAPEHQQAEKARKPTKNELRRAKKKQKKSDAPVETPQSDSNAPGQPAEPIQPVEPSKDDPIQDVPAVENDDELPTDDPLFSQFAGVFAKFKEEDKEDPALKEPEKPEVFYDDDDNIQDEDEEAETKQRSSKKARKMANKLSIAELKAIVRKPEIVDWTDTSAQDPKLLVNIKSSRNVVPVPTHWSLKREYLSSKRGIEKPGFALPKFIAETGISDMRDAVLEKQAEATLKQQQRARVSGKTGKLDIDYQKLYEAFFRRQTKPSLTRYGEVYYEGKEFETNLRHLRPGELSEELKEALNMPPGAPPPWLINQQKIGPPPSYPALKIAGLNAPPPPGGQWGFHPGGYGKPPVDDQNRPLFGGDVFGMTMDEGSQKDTTQAEAVDKSLWGELQPPAKEEEEEEEEEDEDEEEEEEDDSGRRTGLETPYGGTETPGGITSTVPTDFMGSRGLPDEMNLRKQRLGTETEASSHPRSAGQVLNERSIRNEGFFGGERAYDLSGSNNIPVLGQEQSGRKRKAGDLDVSMDPDALLRDDKMSKDELRRQYDAQRAQQNPGGWQGGAADGEDLSGMVAEESAKRQKRDKERAAQRGGKR; this is translated from the exons ATGCCTGGCGTTCTAGCACCTGAGCACCAACAAGCAGAAAAGGCACGAAAGCCCACCAAGAACGAGCTTCGTCGCGCGAAGAAGAAGCAGAAGAAGAGCGAT GCGCCCGTAGAGACACCACAATCAGATTCGAATGCGCCGGGTCAACCAGCAGAACCGATCCAGCCGGTAGAACCCTCCAAGGACGACCCGATCCAGGATGTGCCTGCCGTCGAAAACGATGACGAACTGCCTACAGATGATCCTCTCTTCTCCCAATTTGCTGGTGTCTTTGCCAAGTTTAAGGAAGAGGACAAGGAGGATCCCGCCCTGAAGGAACCTGAAAAGCCCGAAGTCTTCTACGATGACGACGACAACATCCAGGACGAAGACGAAGAGGCGGAGACGAAGCAGCGGTCATCGAAGAAGGCGCGGAAAATGGCGAACAAGTTAAGCATAGCAGAACTGAAGGCCATTGTGCGAAAGCCCGAGATTGTGGACTGGACAGATACTTCGGCGCAAGATCCGAAGCTTTTGGTGAACATCAAGAGCTCGCGAAATGTGGTGCCGGTACCAACACACTGGAGTCTGAAGAGGGAGTATCTCAGCAGCAAGCGGGGTATCGAAAAGCCAGGATTTGCCCTGCCCAAGTTCATCGCTGAGACTGGCATTTCGGACATGCGCGATGCAGTGTTGGAGAAGCAGGCAGAGGCGACTTTGAAGCAACAGCAGCGAGCAAGGGTATCAGGAAAGACGGGCAAGCTGGACATCGACTACCAGAAACTCTACGAGGCATTCTTCCGGCGGCAAACGAAACCTTCACTCACTCGATACGGCGAAGTCTACTACGAAGGCAAAGAATTCGAGACCAACTTGCGACATCTGCGACCAGGTGAGCTTAGCGAGGAGTTGAAGGAGGCATTGAACATGCCACCAGGTGCCCCGCCGCCGTGGCTGATCAACCAGCAAAAGATTGGTCCCCCTCCATCTTATCCCGCCCTCAAGATCGCCGGCCTCAATGCGCCGCCTCCGCCTGGAGGCCAGTGGGGTTTCCACCCTGGTGGATATGGTAAGCCACCAGTTGACGACCAAAACAGGCCACTCTTCGGTGGAGATGTGTTCGGGATGACGATGGACGAAGGCAGCCAGAAAGATACCACTCAGGCGGAAGCAGTGGACAAATCGCTGTGGGGTGAGTTGCAACCACCGGCCAaggaagaagaggaggaagagGAAGAGGAAGATGAGGACGAAGAAGAGGAAGAGGAAGATGACAGTGGCAGGAGGACAGGTCTAGAGACTCCATATGGTGGTACCGAGACGCCAGGCGGCATAACGAGCACTGTTCCGACCGACTTTATGGGCTCTCGAGGCTTACCGGACGAGATGAATTTGCGAAAACAGCGACTGGGCACCGAGACGGAAGCGAGCTCACATCCACGATCTGCTGGTCAAGTGCTCAACGAGCGCTCGATACGAAACGAAGGCTTTTTTGGTGGCGAGCGTGCATACGATTTGTCTGGTAGCAACAACATCCCTGTGCTTGGTCAAGAGCAAAGCGGCAGGAAGAGGAAGGCAGGAGATCTTGATGTGTCCATGGATCCAGATGCGCTGCTGCGCGATGACAAGATGAGCAAAGATGAGTTGCGAAGACAGTATGATGCACAGCGAGCACAGCAGAACCCAGGAGGATGGCAAGGTGGAGCAGCGGATGGCGAGGACTTGAGTGGAATGGTGGCCGAGGAGAGTGCGAAGAGGCAAAAGAGAGATAAGGAGAGGGCGGCTCAGAGGGGTGGCAAGAGATAG